DNA sequence from the Neochlamydia sp. AcF84 genome:
AGAGTCTGTGGTGCCGCGCGTAAAGATAATTTCTTCGCTTTTTGAGGCATTAAGAAGCTTTTGAACTTTCTCGCGGGCTTCTTGGTATTTTTTAGTAGCCAAAAGAGAAGATTCGTAAATGGTTCGATGGACTGTACTGTAATGATTTTGATAAAAATCTTGGATGGAATCAATCATGCACTGCGGCTTTTGAGCGGTAGCGGAAGAGTCAAAATAGATAAGCGGTTTTCCATGCATCGTTTTAGCAAGCATAGGAAAGTCTTTCCTAATTTTTTCCACATCAAAAGAAGCTAGTTTCATCGCCTGGCTCCTGCATAAGGTATCGGTAGGCTTGCTTGTTAATGGCATTCATAAGAGAAGGGTAGGGGATCATCTCAATGATTTCTTTACAGAAGCCGTAGACTAAAAGATTTTTAGCGGCTTTCTCTGAATACCCCCGTGTTCTTAAGTAAAAAAGCTGTTCTGCATCGAGCTGTCCCATGGTAGCTCCATGGGAGGCTTTAACATCATCTGCAAATATTTCGAGGTTAGGCTTACTCTCAGCTTTAGCTTTATCACTAAGCAGTAAGTTGCTATTCAGCTGAAAAGCTTGGGTCTTCTGGGCAGCTTGATGTACTAAAATTTTGCCTTCAAAGCTAGAATGGCTAGCATCGTTTAAAACACTTTTGAAAAGCTGCATGGAGCGGCAGTAAGGGGCTTGATGTTCCACTAAAATATTTGCGTGGGCTTCTGCTTGATCAGAAAGCATCCAAAGGCCATTTAAGCTAGCCTCTGCATTTTCTCCGGCGAGAACTACTCGATAGTCGTTCCTTAAAGAAGTAGCGCCTTTGCTAGCCAAAACAGATTTGAAGGTACTACCTTTTTTGAGGTTAGCGCGAAAAGCTTCAAAATACCAATGTTTATTTAAAATTTCAAAAGGAGCTTGGAAGTAGCGTAAGTGAGATTCTTCATCCATTGCCACTTCGATAGAAATATTGGATAAAAAGTGCTTTCCTGGCCCATCCACGTGAGTGGCTATTAAATCAAGCTGGGAGTGAGCCCCCATGAAGCCTTGGATTCTCGGGTTTGTCCATAGAGAAAGGTCGGTCTCATGGCTATTAAAATGTAATAGCTGCAAAGGGACATCTACCAGGGTTTTAGGGGGAGCGTAGATAAAGATTCCTTGACGATGCAGCGCCGCATTAAGAATTGCAAAAGGATCTTTTTCTTCTTTGAGCAGTTTATTCCATTGATTGTTTAGAAAGCTTCCATAAGTCCGCCAAGCTTCCTTTAAAGGTAGAATAACCATTCTTTTAGGAAGAGCAGACAAATTAGATAACTCTGGATAATAATTTCCATTAATCATCACTAAAACAGAGCCCACGCATTCGGGCAAAATGTGCGGTGCAATAGAGTCAGCAGATAAGGGGATAACGCGCGCGGGCTCAAAGGCTTGTATGTAAAGATTTCTTAAACGAAGATATTGAAAAACTTCAGATTGGCGAGTGGGTAAACCGATTTCTAAAAAACGCAGCCAGGCTTTTTCTTTAAGCTTTTGTGTAGGATCTTTTTCTTCAATAGCCTCAACATACATCTTTTGAAGCATCTGCTGAAAAGCTTGTTGATCGGTATAGCTCTCCGTGATCATCTTAGGGCCTCGCTTTGAGGGGCCGGCACTAACCAATCGTACCCTTTATCTTCTAGCTGGTGGGCTAATTCAGGACCACCGGATTGCACTATTTTTCCTTCTACCATGACATGGACAACATTCGGTTTAATATAGTCGAGAAGCCGTTGATAGTGAGTGATAAGAATTAGGCCCATCTGAGGATTCATCAATTGATTGACACCTCGAGCCACAATACGCATGGCATCAATATCAAGCCCTGAGTCAGTCTCGTCTAAGATCGCAAGCGCAGGCTGTAAAACAGCCATTTGTAAGATTTCATTGCGTTTTTTTTCTCCCCCTGAAAAGCCTTCATTCAGGCTACGTTCTTTGAATTCCGTTTTAATTTCCATACGTTTCATAATCTCATCGAGAGATTTCTCAAACTCTACTAAAGGCATTTCAGGGTTACCTTTGGCTTTCAATACAGAATTATAAGAGGCATGTAAGAACTGCAGATTACTAACCCCAGGAATTTCCAAAGGATATTGAAAGCTCATAAAAATTCCTGCATGGGCTCTATCTTCTGGGGCCAATTCCACTATATTTTGGCCTTTGAACAAAATCTCCCCAGATGTAATTTCATAAGCCGGATGGCCTGCTAAGACCTTTGCAAGGGTAGATTTTCCTGCACCGTTAGGACCCATGATGGCATGAATTTCACCGGGTTGTACAGTTAAGTTTAATCCTTTTAAAATAGGTTTGTTTTCTACATTGGCATGAAGATTTTTAATTTCTATTAGCGCTTGGGAAAGGTGAGTCATGAATAATTATCCAACCGAATTTTCAAGTTTTAATGTTAGCAATTTTTGAGCCTCTGCAGCAAACTCAAGAGGTAATTCTTTAATCACATCTTTACAAAAGCCATTAACGATCATATTGACAGCATCTTCTTGAGAAAGACCGCGACTTCTCATATAGAAAAGCTGCTCTTCATTCATTTTAGAGGTAGAGGCTTCATGTTCAACTTGGCTAGAAGAGTTGCCTACCTCA
Encoded proteins:
- the sufD gene encoding Fe-S cluster assembly protein SufD, with product MITESYTDQQAFQQMLQKMYVEAIEEKDPTQKLKEKAWLRFLEIGLPTRQSEVFQYLRLRNLYIQAFEPARVIPLSADSIAPHILPECVGSVLVMINGNYYPELSNLSALPKRMVILPLKEAWRTYGSFLNNQWNKLLKEEKDPFAILNAALHRQGIFIYAPPKTLVDVPLQLLHFNSHETDLSLWTNPRIQGFMGAHSQLDLIATHVDGPGKHFLSNISIEVAMDEESHLRYFQAPFEILNKHWYFEAFRANLKKGSTFKSVLASKGATSLRNDYRVVLAGENAEASLNGLWMLSDQAEAHANILVEHQAPYCRSMQLFKSVLNDASHSSFEGKILVHQAAQKTQAFQLNSNLLLSDKAKAESKPNLEIFADDVKASHGATMGQLDAEQLFYLRTRGYSEKAAKNLLVYGFCKEIIEMIPYPSLMNAINKQAYRYLMQEPGDETSFF
- the sufC gene encoding Fe-S cluster assembly ATPase SufC, with amino-acid sequence MTHLSQALIEIKNLHANVENKPILKGLNLTVQPGEIHAIMGPNGAGKSTLAKVLAGHPAYEITSGEILFKGQNIVELAPEDRAHAGIFMSFQYPLEIPGVSNLQFLHASYNSVLKAKGNPEMPLVEFEKSLDEIMKRMEIKTEFKERSLNEGFSGGEKKRNEILQMAVLQPALAILDETDSGLDIDAMRIVARGVNQLMNPQMGLILITHYQRLLDYIKPNVVHVMVEGKIVQSGGPELAHQLEDKGYDWLVPAPQSEALR